In a genomic window of bacterium:
- a CDS encoding NAD(P)-dependent oxidoreductase encodes AAEKGLLIVDTTTARPEDSEAIAAELREKGIGFLDASLSGSSSAVYERNMVAMVGGEKAHFDRALPVLEAFARSCYHLGENGAGARTKLIVNLVLGLNRAALAEGLTLGMKIGMDTKILLEVLKDSAAYSKAMDNRGQRMIDAAYFDNPTSRLKQHHKDVRLMLEQGARWGVPLFFTSVLDQVLCEAEAAGLSDADTGSSIEVLRRAAGIPAL; translated from the coding sequence GGGCGGCGGAGAAGGGGCTCCTGATCGTGGACACGACGACCGCCCGCCCGGAGGATTCCGAGGCGATCGCCGCCGAGCTCCGGGAGAAGGGGATCGGTTTTCTCGATGCGAGCCTCAGCGGGTCGAGCTCTGCGGTCTACGAGCGGAACATGGTCGCCATGGTGGGGGGGGAGAAGGCGCATTTCGATCGGGCGCTGCCGGTGCTCGAGGCGTTCGCGCGATCCTGCTACCACCTGGGGGAGAACGGCGCGGGGGCGCGGACCAAGCTCATCGTGAATCTGGTGCTCGGCCTCAACCGCGCCGCGCTGGCCGAGGGGCTGACGCTCGGGATGAAGATCGGGATGGACACGAAAATTCTCCTGGAGGTGCTCAAGGACAGCGCCGCCTACAGCAAGGCGATGGACAACCGGGGCCAGCGGATGATCGACGCCGCCTATTTCGACAACCCCACCTCCCGCCTCAAGCAGCATCACAAGGATGTCCGGCTCATGCTGGAGCAGGGGGCGCGCTGGGGCGTTCCGCTCTTTTTCACCTCGGTGCTCGATCAGGTGCTGTGCGAGGCCGAGGCGGCGGGCCTCTCCGATGCGGATACCGGCTCCTCGATCGAGGTGCTGCGGCGGGCTGCGGGCATTCCGGCGCTCTGA
- a CDS encoding FAD-dependent oxidoreductase, translating into MNLPSASACAIIGGGALGLSSAYHLARAGMKEIVLLEKGLLGEGSTGACLGGIRLDFSTEINIRFSLAAMPRWERFAGEFGVDPGFRQTGYLMLAGDEMNRHILQEGRALQARLGVRTDWLAPEELKKRWPHLRVDDLTGGTFCAADGHLGPQEVIAGYARSCRALGVRIFQETEVTGLRFEGERLRGVETARGAIETPLAVCCAGPWAGAIGRMAGVEIPVRPIRRQVFLTGPVPALPPEMPLTIDLAQHTTYKPEGEGFILYGPQDVEPGFRTTVDWDAAAWAVERAVRRIPAFAGADIVRGWAGLYELTPDSHGIMGAVPGREGLYLAAGFSGHGFQHSPVIGQAMAELILDGAAKILDISPLSLDRFARGDMIPEKLTAHHAEAG; encoded by the coding sequence ATGAACCTGCCCTCCGCCAGCGCCTGCGCCATCATCGGCGGCGGCGCCCTCGGCCTCTCCTCCGCCTACCACCTGGCGCGCGCGGGGATGAAAGAGATCGTCCTCCTCGAAAAGGGCCTTCTCGGAGAGGGTTCGACCGGCGCGTGCCTGGGCGGAATCCGGCTCGACTTCTCGACCGAGATCAACATCCGCTTCTCCCTCGCCGCCATGCCGAGGTGGGAGCGCTTCGCCGGGGAGTTCGGGGTGGACCCCGGCTTTCGGCAAACGGGCTACCTCATGCTCGCGGGCGATGAGATGAACCGGCACATCCTTCAGGAGGGCCGGGCGCTTCAGGCCCGCCTCGGCGTCCGAACCGACTGGCTCGCGCCGGAGGAACTGAAAAAAAGATGGCCGCATCTCCGGGTGGACGATCTGACCGGCGGCACCTTCTGCGCCGCGGATGGCCACCTCGGCCCCCAGGAAGTGATCGCGGGCTATGCCCGGAGCTGCCGCGCGCTCGGCGTGCGGATCTTTCAGGAGACCGAGGTCACCGGCCTCCGCTTCGAGGGGGAGCGCCTCCGCGGGGTCGAAACCGCGCGCGGGGCGATCGAAACCCCCCTCGCGGTGTGCTGCGCGGGCCCCTGGGCGGGCGCGATCGGGCGAATGGCCGGGGTGGAAATTCCGGTGCGGCCCATCCGCCGCCAGGTGTTCCTCACCGGCCCCGTTCCCGCGCTTCCGCCGGAGATGCCGCTGACGATCGACCTCGCCCAGCACACGACCTACAAGCCCGAGGGGGAGGGCTTCATCCTCTACGGCCCGCAGGACGTGGAGCCCGGCTTCCGCACCACGGTGGACTGGGACGCCGCCGCCTGGGCGGTGGAGCGTGCCGTCCGCCGGATTCCCGCCTTCGCGGGGGCGGACATCGTGCGCGGGTGGGCCGGCCTCTACGAACTCACCCCGGACAGCCACGGCATCATGGGGGCCGTCCCCGGCCGGGAGGGGCTCTATCTCGCGGCGGGATTCAGCGGCCACGGCTTCCAGCACAGCCCGGTCATCGGCCAGGCGATGGCCGAGCTGATCCTCGATGGCGCGGCGAAAATCCTCGACATCTCGCCCCTCTCCCTGGATCGCTTCGCGCGGGGGGACATGATTCCCGAAAAACTCACCGCGCATCATGCAGAGGCGGGCTAG